Proteins found in one Arachis stenosperma cultivar V10309 chromosome 8, arast.V10309.gnm1.PFL2, whole genome shotgun sequence genomic segment:
- the LOC130944510 gene encoding probable serine/threonine-protein kinase WNK3 isoform X2, translating to MPQDSSDQDLDDADSEFVEVDPTGRYGRYKEVLGKGAFKKVYRAFDELEGIEVAWNQIKVADLLRNSEDLERLYSEVHLLKTLKHKNIIKFYNSWVDTKNENINFITEIFTSGTLRQYRKKHKHVDLRALKKWSKQILEGLLYLHSHNPPVIHRDLKCDNIFVNGNQGEVKIGDLGLAAILQQAQAAHSVIGTPEFMAPELYEEEYNELVDIYAFGMCLLELVTFEYPYIECSNAAQIYKKVTSGIKPASLAKVADQEVKAFIEKCIANVSERLPAKALLMDPFLQSDSDSESVGRSSRSGTHHSGNSSNNQAIGKSVQDVSGDSNREFTVEGQRKDIDTIFLKLRIADSSGHVRNIHFPFDIGADTAISVASEMVEELELTDQDVTTIAETIDSEIRSLIPGWNPSETPATNVPEDSAVSDGCTSAETRSVSSPTENDSTTPSSNLALEILRSGRKYWSDSPKGVCGNPLSRHGSSNLSHVGDANAEKGSLTANGAISDELEPDQVTCVGAYCAEKECDSTGDSPSTERTITSGYLEETSEASSLEKIPESLEVSEIDASKIALQLESLLTNQKEELEELKRKQKLAVSNLLKELSPEICKKVLNICNLQMLEYENL from the exons ATGCCGCAAGATTCCTCCGATCAAGACCTCGACGACGCCGATTCCGAGTTCGTTGAGGTTGACCCAACCGGTCGCTATGGTCGG TACAAGGAAGTTTTAGGGAAGGGAGCTTTCAAGAAAGT ATATCGAGCATTTGATGAGTTGGAAGGAATTGAAGTAGCTTGGAATCAGATTAAGGTGGCGGATCTGCTGCGTAACTCGGAAGATTTGGAGAGACTTTATTCTGAGGTTCATCTGCTCAAGACGTTGAAGCACAAGAATATAATTAAGTTCTACAATTCGTGGGTTGACACCAAGAATGAGAACATCAACTTCATTACCGAGATTTTCACCTCGGGGACATTACGCCA atatCGTAAGAAACACAAGCATGTTGATTTGAGAGCTTTGAAGAAATGGTCTAAGCAGATTTTGGAGGGCCTTTTATATCTTCACAGTCATAATCCTCCAGTTATACATCGAGACCTTAAGTGTGACAACATTTTTGTCAACGGGAATCAAGGGGAGGTAAAAATTGGAGATTTAGGATTGGCAGCTATTCTTCAACAGGCCCAAGCAGCTCACAGTGTCATAG GTACCCCGGAGTTCATGGCCCCAGAACTTTATGAAGAAGAGTACAACGAGCTTGTTGATATCTACGCTTTTGGAATGTGCTTGCTAGAGTTGGTAACCTTTGAGTATCCATACATTGAATGTTCCAATGCTGCTCAAATATACAAGAAAGTGACATCG GGAATAAAGCCAGCATCATTGGCAAAAGTGGCAGATCAAGAAGTTAAGGCATTCATTGAAAAGTGTATCGCTAATGTTTCAGAACGGTTGCCTGCAAAGGCTCTCTTGATGGATCCCTTCCTTCAGTCTGACTCTGATAGTGAAAGTGTAGGTCGTTCTTCAAGGTCTGGAACCCATCATTCAG GAAATAGTTCTAATAATCAAGCAATTGGAAAAAGTGTTCAGGATGTTTCTGGTGATTCAAATAGGGAATTCACAGTGGAAGGTCAGAGGAAAGATATTGatacaatatttttaaaactgcGAATAGCAGACTCCTCAG GTCATGTTCGGAATATCCACTTCCCTTTCGATATTGGAGCGGACACTGCAATCTCTGTTGCTAGTGAAATGGTCGAGGAGTTGGAACTTACTGATCAAGATGTCACAACTATTGCTGAGACAATTGACTCTGAAATTCGATCTCTCATTCCTGGTTGGAACCCCAGTGAAACTCCTGCTACTAATGTTCCTGAAGATTCAGCAGTTTCAGATGGCTGTACCTCTGCTGAAACTAGGAGTGTGTCTTCTCCTACAGAAAATGATTCAACCACTCCTTCTAGCAACCTTGCATTAGAAATACTACGTTCAGGTCGTAAGTACTGGTCAGACTCACCTAAGGGAGTTTGTGGAAACCCTTTATCTAGGCATGGTTCTTCAAACTTGTCCCATGTAGGTGATGCAAATGCTGAGAAAGGAAGCTTGACTGCAAATGGTGCTATTTCAGATGAACTTGAGCCTGACCAGGTTACCTGTGTCGGTGCTTACTGTGCAGAGAAGGAATGTGATAGTACTGGTGATTCCCCCTCCACCGAGAGAACTATTACCTCTGGATATTTGGAAGAGACCAGTGAAGCATCATCTCTGGAAAAAATACCTGAAAGTTTGGAAGTTTCTGAAATAGATGCCAGTAAAATAGCACTGCAACTTGAGAGTTTGTTGACAAATCAAAAAGAGGAGCTGGAAGAACTAAAGAGGAAGCAAAAATTAGCTGTCTCTAATCTTTTGAAGGAACTTTCACCAGAAATTTGTAAGAAGGTCCTAAATATATGCAACCTGCAGATGCTTGAATATGAAAATTTATAG
- the LOC130944510 gene encoding probable serine/threonine-protein kinase WNK3 isoform X1 yields the protein MPQDSSDQDLDDADSEFVEVDPTGRYGRYKEVLGKGAFKKVYRAFDELEGIEVAWNQIKVADLLRNSEDLERLYSEVHLLKTLKHKNIIKFYNSWVDTKNENINFITEIFTSGTLRQYRKKHKHVDLRALKKWSKQILEGLLYLHSHNPPVIHRDLKCDNIFVNGNQGEVKIGDLGLAAILQQAQAAHSVIGTPEFMAPELYEEEYNELVDIYAFGMCLLELVTFEYPYIECSNAAQIYKKVTSGIKPASLAKVADQEVKAFIEKCIANVSERLPAKALLMDPFLQSDSDSESVGRSSRSGTHHSDAGNSSNNQAIGKSVQDVSGDSNREFTVEGQRKDIDTIFLKLRIADSSGHVRNIHFPFDIGADTAISVASEMVEELELTDQDVTTIAETIDSEIRSLIPGWNPSETPATNVPEDSAVSDGCTSAETRSVSSPTENDSTTPSSNLALEILRSGRKYWSDSPKGVCGNPLSRHGSSNLSHVGDANAEKGSLTANGAISDELEPDQVTCVGAYCAEKECDSTGDSPSTERTITSGYLEETSEASSLEKIPESLEVSEIDASKIALQLESLLTNQKEELEELKRKQKLAVSNLLKELSPEICKKVLNICNLQMLEYENL from the exons ATGCCGCAAGATTCCTCCGATCAAGACCTCGACGACGCCGATTCCGAGTTCGTTGAGGTTGACCCAACCGGTCGCTATGGTCGG TACAAGGAAGTTTTAGGGAAGGGAGCTTTCAAGAAAGT ATATCGAGCATTTGATGAGTTGGAAGGAATTGAAGTAGCTTGGAATCAGATTAAGGTGGCGGATCTGCTGCGTAACTCGGAAGATTTGGAGAGACTTTATTCTGAGGTTCATCTGCTCAAGACGTTGAAGCACAAGAATATAATTAAGTTCTACAATTCGTGGGTTGACACCAAGAATGAGAACATCAACTTCATTACCGAGATTTTCACCTCGGGGACATTACGCCA atatCGTAAGAAACACAAGCATGTTGATTTGAGAGCTTTGAAGAAATGGTCTAAGCAGATTTTGGAGGGCCTTTTATATCTTCACAGTCATAATCCTCCAGTTATACATCGAGACCTTAAGTGTGACAACATTTTTGTCAACGGGAATCAAGGGGAGGTAAAAATTGGAGATTTAGGATTGGCAGCTATTCTTCAACAGGCCCAAGCAGCTCACAGTGTCATAG GTACCCCGGAGTTCATGGCCCCAGAACTTTATGAAGAAGAGTACAACGAGCTTGTTGATATCTACGCTTTTGGAATGTGCTTGCTAGAGTTGGTAACCTTTGAGTATCCATACATTGAATGTTCCAATGCTGCTCAAATATACAAGAAAGTGACATCG GGAATAAAGCCAGCATCATTGGCAAAAGTGGCAGATCAAGAAGTTAAGGCATTCATTGAAAAGTGTATCGCTAATGTTTCAGAACGGTTGCCTGCAAAGGCTCTCTTGATGGATCCCTTCCTTCAGTCTGACTCTGATAGTGAAAGTGTAGGTCGTTCTTCAAGGTCTGGAACCCATCATTCAG ATGCAGGAAATAGTTCTAATAATCAAGCAATTGGAAAAAGTGTTCAGGATGTTTCTGGTGATTCAAATAGGGAATTCACAGTGGAAGGTCAGAGGAAAGATATTGatacaatatttttaaaactgcGAATAGCAGACTCCTCAG GTCATGTTCGGAATATCCACTTCCCTTTCGATATTGGAGCGGACACTGCAATCTCTGTTGCTAGTGAAATGGTCGAGGAGTTGGAACTTACTGATCAAGATGTCACAACTATTGCTGAGACAATTGACTCTGAAATTCGATCTCTCATTCCTGGTTGGAACCCCAGTGAAACTCCTGCTACTAATGTTCCTGAAGATTCAGCAGTTTCAGATGGCTGTACCTCTGCTGAAACTAGGAGTGTGTCTTCTCCTACAGAAAATGATTCAACCACTCCTTCTAGCAACCTTGCATTAGAAATACTACGTTCAGGTCGTAAGTACTGGTCAGACTCACCTAAGGGAGTTTGTGGAAACCCTTTATCTAGGCATGGTTCTTCAAACTTGTCCCATGTAGGTGATGCAAATGCTGAGAAAGGAAGCTTGACTGCAAATGGTGCTATTTCAGATGAACTTGAGCCTGACCAGGTTACCTGTGTCGGTGCTTACTGTGCAGAGAAGGAATGTGATAGTACTGGTGATTCCCCCTCCACCGAGAGAACTATTACCTCTGGATATTTGGAAGAGACCAGTGAAGCATCATCTCTGGAAAAAATACCTGAAAGTTTGGAAGTTTCTGAAATAGATGCCAGTAAAATAGCACTGCAACTTGAGAGTTTGTTGACAAATCAAAAAGAGGAGCTGGAAGAACTAAAGAGGAAGCAAAAATTAGCTGTCTCTAATCTTTTGAAGGAACTTTCACCAGAAATTTGTAAGAAGGTCCTAAATATATGCAACCTGCAGATGCTTGAATATGAAAATTTATAG